The following nucleotide sequence is from Streptomyces leeuwenhoekii.
GGGCCGGGTCGCGCCAGTCGCCGCGCCGGTACTTGTTCTCGGCCTCGGCCGCTGCCCGTTGGGCCTCGCCCTTGGTGGCGAACCTGATCGCCTTGCCGTTGTCGTCGACGACCGTGTTGTGCTTGCCGGGCGCGACCTTGTACCGGCCGCGCCAGTAGTTTCCGCGCTTCTCCGCGAAACCCACGTCCCGCTGTCCCCCTACTCGTTGTCCTCGTCTACAGCAGATGCGATCGGGTCACGCGACAGTGCTGTACTGCTGCTGTCGACGCGGCGGGCGGGCCCGTAGGCGGGTCGTCGGAGCAACGACAGGGCGGTGAGGTTGCGGGGAGCCGGTCTGCGTACCGGGCGTGGAGTACGGCTCGGTCGCCCCTGCAGCTGCCTGCGCAGGCTGCGCCGGCCGCTCCTCATAGAGGCGGATGATCTCCCCAAGGTGCTCGGCGGTGAAGCGATAGGCACGGCCGACCCGGGTGTGCGGTATCAGGCGCCGTCGCGCTCGGTCCTTGACCCACCAGGCCGAGCAGCCGAGGGTGTCGGCGATTTCCTCGGGACGGTAGAGGCGCGGCGGAGGGGCGTCGGACGGCCTGTGGGGAACGGGCACGGGCGTGGATCGGTGCAAGGGGGCGGCTCCTGGTCGCGAGGGCGGGGACGGATGCGTGGGCGGCTCAGGCGGCGCCCGGGCCCTGGAGGAGGGCGGCGGGCGATACCCGCAGGGCGGCGATGGCGACGAGGTCGTCGATATCGCATCGCCGCTTGGCGAGTTCGATACGGGACAGCATCGTGTTGGACATAGGGCGACCCAAAGCGGTGCATCGCGCGGCGAGTTGGCGCTGCCCAAGGCCGCGTTCCGTGCGGAGGATTTCGATAGTGCGAGCCGCCAGCATTCCTGCGGGCCCTATTTCCAGAGATCGTGCTGCCATGGCTCCAGTTGTAGCGTGCATTCACCGGTTTGGTTAACCGGGGATCGTCGGCTATGTTGCGCCACGCTCAATCGGTGAGCGAGGCGGTCGGGGTACTGACGCAAGGGCGGATCCCCGAACCGGTCCCGACACCAGAGACGTCTCTGACGTGGGGTGTTGTGTTGTAGCTTCGTCGCTCACAGGACGTCAACGGCTTGCCGATGTGATCCTTCTGGCTCGGGACGCGGGGCAACTATTTGGTCAACCGGCGATCGTGCCCTACCGTTTTCGCACCGCCCTCGCCGACTCGTCTTCCAGCGGCATTTCTGCCGTGAGAGATTGCGCCGGTAAAGGCTGGACTCGCGCGACCTGGGTGTGGCTATGTTGACGACACCCCGGAAAGCGCGAGCGGCCATCAACGCTCCCGCGCCAACGGCCGGACATCCCCGCCCTTCACGCCCCTCCCGCCCCCGACCGACGGTGAACCGTGGGCACCCAGCCCACCGGTCACCGAGTGAGGACCGCCCCTCTTGGCACGAATCCGCACCATCAAGCCCGAAGCCTTCGTCTCCGAGTCCCTGGCCGCCGTCTCCCTGACCGCCGAGCGCACCTTCTTCGGCCTGCTCACCCAGGCTGACGACCAGGGCCGCCACCGCGACCACGCCGCGATCATCGCCGGGCAGCTGTGGGTCCTGCGCCCCGAACACACGCCCGCCGACGTCGAGAAGGACCTCGCCCAGCTCGCCGACGCCGGGCTGATATGCCGCTACAAGGGCCCGGACGACAAGCGCTACCTGCACATCGTCACCTGGCGACAGCATCAGAAGATCAACCGCCCCAGCGCGAGCCGCCTTCCCGCCTGCCCGCACCACGACACGCCGGCTCGCACCGCGCCGGGCGTCGGCGCGCCGA
It contains:
- a CDS encoding helix-turn-helix domain-containing protein, with translation MHRSTPVPVPHRPSDAPPPRLYRPEEIADTLGCSAWWVKDRARRRLIPHTRVGRAYRFTAEHLGEIIRLYEERPAQPAQAAAGATEPYSTPGTQTGSPQPHRPVVAPTTRLRARPPRRQQQYSTVA
- a CDS encoding helix-turn-helix domain-containing protein, which encodes MAARSLEIGPAGMLAARTIEILRTERGLGQRQLAARCTALGRPMSNTMLSRIELAKRRCDIDDLVAIAALRVSPAALLQGPGAA